The following proteins are co-located in the Haliotis asinina isolate JCU_RB_2024 chromosome 13, JCU_Hal_asi_v2, whole genome shotgun sequence genome:
- the LOC137259649 gene encoding uncharacterized protein: MFAGDPERSGEQKAYFNNTGSICYIYNRRRYDIALEMCCPLKNCSISRVCNFSNTWSTSRFTNYTYSSEKLCQKSSQHKMSTSICSFLFLFFFNRKGKSTFYSWKQVMKMPHTLNEPVITQSREWFQNRQECVKDAKRKFQDDYNVTRRVIVKKSRWALPADEVAMAGKLKLVEDLLTLCYCIHVTKRVKQLSRELCFGCMFDSEGEPVHTCKMSEEEMVEKYFKMALSDVDEGEVQENWSQLMLEDPVLKEVRDFNLVPYRCKDYCDTQFKTSTWADGLKVRVVKMLKLQMRM, from the exons ATGTTTGCTGGTGACCCTGAGAGGTCAGGTGAACAGAAGGCTTACTTCAACAATACTGGGTCCATATGTTATATCTACAATAGAAGAAGATATGACATTGCATTGGAGATGTGCTGCCCTCTCAAGAACTGTAGCATCAGCAGAGTCTGCAACTTCAGCAACACCTGGAGCACCAGCAGATTCACCAACTACACCTACAGT TCTGAGAAGTTGTGTCAGAAATCATCACAGCACAAGATGTCCACAAG TATATgttcgtttttgtttttgtttttttttaacagGAAAGGAAAATCTACGTTTTACTCTTGGAAGCAAGTCATGAAAATGCCTCACACTCTAAATGAACCAGTCATTACACAATCTCGTGAGTGGTTTCAAAATCGtcaggaatgtgtgaaagatgCCAAGAGAAAGTTCCAAGACGACTACAATGTTACCAGACGAGTCATCGTTAAAAAGTCGAGATGGGCACTGCCTGCAGATGAGGTCGCCATGGCAGGGAAATTGAAACTCGTGGAGGACCTTTTGACTCTATGTTATTGCATTCACGTTACAAAGAGAGTGAAACAACTGTCTCGTGAACTTTGCTTTGGATGTATGTTCGATTCCGAAGGCGAACCAGTACACACCTGCAAAATGTCTGAGGAAGAAATGGTGGAGAAGTATTTCAAGATGGCGCTGTCAGATGTGGACGAGGGAGAGGTTCAGGAAAACTGGAGCCAGCTGATGTTGGAGGATCCAGTATTGAAGGAAGTGAGAGACTTTAATTTGGTTCCATATAGGTGCAAGGACTATTGTGACACTCAGTTTAAGACATCTACCTGGGCTGATGGATTAAAAGTCCGGGTagtgaaaatgttgaaattgcAAATGAGAATGTAA
- the LOC137259650 gene encoding uncharacterized protein yields the protein MKRHKSRNDTALSVDKALEEYYFNPEKPGAYYGPAKLRNVLLDKGESKASLRRVKRFVNNQDAYSLHRPPVYRFKRMNVRVNFLNEMFDMDLADMSRYTKFNENVRYLLVTVDILSRYAFVLPLVNKRPETVLKAFKQIIEERKPRKVRTDAGSEFKGIFREFLEKENITHTIARNENIKSNYVERFNRTLKSLITRYMTHNNTKRYVDILPKLVYNYNHTLHSSLPELSPAQVTKENQVKVWDHVYLKPLRKRIKSTSSMSNAKRYLFKVGDMVRISYLRRPFSTVLDLKWTEELFKVARRYKKQGFAQYKLKDFHDEPLTGSFYANELKKVNKAEDVLWQVEKILKRKKVKGKTYALVRWLGWPKKYDSYVEESELKEV from the coding sequence ATGAAACGTCATAAGAGTAGGAATGATACTGCTCTCTCTGTTGACAAAGCTTTGGAGGAATATTATTTTAACCCAGAGAAGCCAGGGGCTTACTATGGTCCAGCAAAGCTTCGCAATGTGCTGTTAGACAAGGGTGAATCCAAAGCATCGCTACGACGAGTTAAGCGTTTTGTGAATAACCAAGACGCCTACAGCTTACATAGACCTCCTGTCTATCGCTTCAAAAGGATGAATGTGAGAGTGAATTTTCTAAACGAAATGTTTGACATGGATTTAGCAGATATGTCTCGGTACACAAAATTCAATGAAAATGTGAGATACTTGTTGGTGACCGTGGACATTCTATCACGGTATGCATTCGTACTTCCGCTGGTCAACAAGAGACCTGAGACTGTCCTCAAGGCCTTCAAACAAATAATCGAAGAAAGGAAACCTCGAAAAGTGAGAACGGATGCAGGTAGTGAATTTAAAGGAATCTTTAGAGAATTTCTAGAAAAAGAGAACATCACTCACACCATTGCacgcaatgaaaatatcaaaagcaattaCGTGGAACGATTCAACAGGACATTGAAATCGTTGATCACTCGCTACATGACGCATAATAACACAAAACGCTATGTCGACATTCTTCCCAAATTGGTGTACAACTACAACCATACACTACATTCTTCGTTGCCTGAACTGTCTCCGGCTCAAGTGACCAAAGAGAACCAGGTAAAAGTTTGGGACCACGTCTATCTAAAACCCTTGAGAAAGAGAATCAAAAGCACTAGCAGCATGTCAAACGCAAAGAGATACCTATTTAAAGTAGGTGATATGGTTCGCATCTCATATCTCAGAAGACCCTTCAGCACGGTGCTCGACCTCAAGTGGACTGAGGAGTTGTTTAAAGTGGCTCGACGTTACAAGAAACAAGGCTTTGCTCAATACAAACTGAAGGATTTTCACGACGAACCTCTGACAGGATCCTTTTATGCAAATGAGTTAAAGAAGGTCAACAAGGCAGAAGACGTGCTGTGGCAAGTAGAGAAGATCTTGAAAAGAAAAAAGGTGAAAGGAAAGACCTATGCTCTGGTACGTTGGCTAGGATGGCCTAAAAAGTATGACTCTTATGTGGAGGAAAGTGAACTGAAAGAAGTgtaa
- the LOC137259651 gene encoding uncharacterized protein F54H12.2-like, whose product MSLIKDGDFEELVPEALNCFSLPPYQSSQQGHYFVNFRPVSQISDTGPLEFKVSNSGGDYIDLKRTRLHVKVKVTQADNAQTALVDDENVTPVNLFMQAMFSQVAVYLQNQLVSSTNNYYPYKSMMKALLGYGAEAKSTQMTSQLFYKDYAESNNDLESSNVTGSLNSGMRTRAAFIANSKELTMTGPIFGSLK is encoded by the coding sequence ATGTCTCTCATAAAAGATGGAGACTTTGAGGAACTAGTGCCAGAGGCTCTCAATTGTTTTTCTCTACCCCCATACCAGAGCTCTCAGCAGGGGCATTATTTTGTAAACTTTCGTCCCGTGAGTCAAATCAGTGACACAGGGCCGCTAGAGTTCAAAGTATCCAATTCAGGAGGTGACTACATCGATCTGAAACGCACCCGTcttcatgtcaaggtcaaagtcacTCAAGCGGATAATGCCCAAAcggcattggtggatgatgaaAATGTCACTCCTGTTAACCTTTTTATGCAGGCGATGTTTTCCCAGGTGGCGGTCTACCTGCAGAATCAGTTGGTGTCTTCCACCAACAACTACTATCCCTACAAGAGCATGATGAAAGCCCTTCTTGGTTATGGTGCAGAAGCCAAAAGCACCCAGATGACCTCGCAGCTGTTCTACAAGGATTATGCGGAAAGCAACAATGATTTGGAAAGCAGCAACGTCACGGGGTCGCTCAATTCTGGAATGAGGACACGTGCTGCTTTCATAGCCAACAGCAAAGAACTGACAATGACAGGACCCATTTTTGGGTCTTTGAAATGA
- the LOC137259652 gene encoding uncharacterized protein F54H12.2-like: protein MNRYLVNGVEMVVKMFRSDPNFCLMSSVTTHEFKVQILDAYLQVCKVNVNPALLMAHNSLFEKSNAVYPYVKSEIKVTSISSTQQSHTIDNLSNPIASRYIVGLVESASLNSSLTGNPFNFKSSMVKKITLSIDGNSVPGQPTEADDIATYVSMLDGMGLWNEDKGNHITRSEFLLGNALFVFDLDKICSDSEYLNLVKSGDVKLHLEFKAALTSTLSCIVLSQRNSLIEIDQARNVFVK, encoded by the coding sequence ATGAATCGTTACCTGGTCAATGGAGTGGAGATGGTGGTGAAAATGTTCAGATCGGACCCCAACTTTTGTTTGATGAGCAGCGTGACGACACACGAGTTTAAAGTGCAGATTTTGGATGCCTACCTACAAGTGTGCAAAGTCAATGTCAACCCAGCACTGCTGATGGCTCATAATTCCTTGTTCGAGAAATCCAACGCAGTATATCCCTATGTGAAGAGTGAGATCAAGGTGACCAGCATTTCCAGCACACAGCAAAGTCACACCATCGACAACCTCTCAAACCCCATAGCCAGCAGGTACATCGTTGGATTGGTGGAAAGCGCCAGCCTGAATTCTAGCCTTACTGGGAACCCATTCAATTTCAAGTCGTCCATGGTGAAAAAGATCACGCTGTCCATCGATGGGAACAGTGTGCCCGGTCAGCCGACAGAGGCAGACGATATCGCCACTTACGTCAGCATGCTAGATGGAATGGGACTGTGGAACGAAGACAAAGGAAACCATATCACCAGAAGCGAGTTTCTGTTGGGAAACGCCCTCTTTGTCTTTGACTTGGACAAGATTTGCAGTGATTCGGAGTACCTCAACTTGGTGAAATCTGGAGATGTGAAACTACATCTGGAGTTTAAAGCTGCTCTCACCTCCACTCTGAGTTGCATCGTGCTGTCTCAGCGAAATTCCCTCATCGAGATTGATCAGGCTCGCAACGTCTTTGTCAAGTAG